The Budorcas taxicolor isolate Tak-1 chromosome 18, Takin1.1, whole genome shotgun sequence genome window below encodes:
- the ATP4A gene encoding potassium-transporting ATPase alpha chain 1, translated as MGKAENYELHQVELGPGPGGDMAAKMSKKKAASGGGKRKEKLENMKKEMEINDHQLSVQELEQKYRTSATKGLSASLAAELLLRDGPNALRPPRGTPEYVKFARQLAGGLQCLMWVAAAICLIAFAIQASEGDLTTDDNLYLALALIAVVVVTGCFGYYQEFKSTNIIASFKNLVPQQATVIRDGDKFQINADQLVVGDLVEMKGGDRVPADIRILQAQGCKVDNSSLTGESEPQTRSPDCTHESPLETRNIAFFSTMCLEGTAQGLVVNTGDRTIIGRIASLASGVENEKTPIAIEIEHFVDIIAGLAILFGATFFIVAMCIGYTFLRAMVFFMAIVVAYVPEGLLATVTVCLSLTAKRLASKNCVVKNLEAVETLGSTSVICSDKTGTLTQNRMTVSHLWFDNHIHSADTTEDQSGQTFDQSSETWRALCRVLTLCNRAAFKSGQDAVPVPKRIVIGDASETALLKFSELTLGNAMGYRERFPKVCEIPFNSTNKFQLSIHTLEDPRDPRHVLVMKGAPERVLERCSSILIKGQELPLDEQWREAFQTAYLSLGGLGERVLGFCQLYLSEKDYPHGYAFDVEAMNFPTSGLCFAGLVSMIDPPRATVPDAVLKCRTAGIRVIMVTGDHPITAKAIASSVGIISEGSETVEDIAARLRVPVDQVNRKDARACVINGMQLKDMDPSELVEALRTHPEMVFARTSPQQKLVIVESCQRLGAIVAVTGDGVNDSPALKKADIGVAMGIAGSDAAKNAADMILLDDNFASIVTGVEQGRLIFDNLKKSIAYTLTKNIPELTPYLIYITVSVPLPLGCITILFIELCTDIFPSVSLAYEKAESDIMHLRPRNPKRDRLVNEPLAAYSYFQIGAIQSFAGFTDYFTAMAQEGWFPLLCVGLRPQWEDHHLQDLQDSYGQEWTFGQRLYQQYTCYTVFFISIEMCQIADVLIRKTRRLSAFQQGFFRNRILVIAIVFQVCIGCFLCYCPGMPNIFNFMPIRYQWWLVPMPFGLLIFVYDEIRKLGVRCCPGSWWDQELYY; from the exons ATGGGGAAGGCA GAGAATTACGAGCTGCACCAGGTAGAGCTGGGTCCTGGCCCTGGTGGGGACATGGCGGCCAAGATGAGCAAGAAGAAGGCGGCCAGTGGAGGGGGCAAGAGGAAGGAAAAGCTGGAGAACATGAAGAAGGAGATGGAGATT AATGACCACCAGCTGTCAGTGCAGGAGCTGGAACAGAAATACCGAACCAGTGCGACCAAG GGCCTGTCTGCCAGCCTGGCTGCTGAGCTGCTGTTGAGAGATGGGCCCAATGCTCTGAGGCCGCCGAGGGGCACCCCTGAGTACGTCAAATTCGCGCGGCAGCTGGCAGGCGGTCTGCAGTGCCTCATGTGGGTGGCTGCTGCCATCTGCCTCATCGCCTTTGCCATCCAGGCCAGCGAGGGCGACCTCACTACAGACGACAAT CTGTACCTGGCGCTGGCCCTCATCGCCGTGGTCGTGGTCACAGGCTGCTTTGGCTACTACCAGGAGTTTAAGAGCACCAACATCATTGCCAGCTTTAAGAACCTCGTCCCCCAG CAAGCAACTGTCATCCGAGACGGGGACAAGTTCCAGATCAACGCAGATCAGCTGGTGGTGGGCGATCTGGTGGAGATGAAAGGCGGGGATCGAGTGCCGGCCGACATCCGCAtcctccaggcccagggctgcAAGGTGGACAACTCCTCGCTGACTGGAGAGTCTGAGCCGCAGACCCGCTCACCCGACTGCACCCATGAGAGCCCCCTGGAGACCCGCAACATCGCCTTCTTCTCCACCATGTGCCTTGAGG GCACCGCCCAGGGCCTGGTGGTGAACACGGGCGACCGCACCATCATCGGGCGCATCGCATCACTGGCCTCAGGAGTAGAAAATGAGAAGACGCCCATCGCCATCGAAATTGAACATTTTGTGGACATCATCGCAGGCCTGGCCATCCTCTTTGGTGCCACATTTTTCATAGTGGCCATGTGCATCGGCTACACCTTCCTGCGAGCTATGGTCTTCTTCATGGCCATCGTGGTAGCCTATGTGCCTGAGGGGCTGCTGGCCACCGTCACG gTGTGCCTGTCCCTGACAGCCAAGCGGCTGGCCAGCAAGAACTGTGTAGTCAAGAACCTGGAAGCAGTGGAGACACTAGGCTCCACCTCGGTGATCTGCTCTGACAAGACGGGGACCCTCACTCAGAACCGCATGACTGTGTCCCATCTGTGGTTCGACAACCACATCCACTCGGCGGACACTACAGAAGACCAGtcag GGCAGACATTTGACCAATCCTCGGAGACATGGCGGGCGTTGTGCCGCGTGCTCACCCTGTGTAACCGCGCTGCCTTCAAATCGGGCCAGGACGCAGTGCCGGTGCCCAAG CGCATCGTGATCGGGGACGCGTCGGAGACGGCGCTGCTCAAGTTCTCCGAGCTGACGCTGGGCAATGCCATGGGCTACCGCGAGCGCTTCCCCAAAGTCTGTGAGATCCCCTTCAACTCTACAAACAAGTTCCAG CTGTCCATCCACACGCTGGAGGACCCGCGAGATCCGAGGCACGTGCTCGTCATGAAGGGCGCCCCTGAGCGCGTGCTGGAGCGCTGTAGCTCCATCCTCATCAAGGGCCAGGAGCTGCCACTGGATGAGCAATGGCGCGAGGCCTTCCAGACTGCCTACCTCAGCCTGGGAGGCCTGGGCGAACGCGTCTTGG GCTTCTGCCAGCTCTACCTGAGTGAGAAGGACTACCCACATGGCTACGCCTTCGACGTGGAGGCCATGAACTTTCCAACCAGTGGCTTGTGCTTTGCGGGACTCGTATCCATGATAGACCCACCCCGGGCCACCGTTCCTGATGCTGTGCTCAAGTGCCGCACAGCAGGCATCCGG GTGATCATGGTGACAGGTGACCACCCCATCACAGCCAAGGCCATTGCATCCAGCGTGGGCATCATATCAGAAGGCAgtgagacagtggaggacatTGCTGCCCGCCTCCGTGTGCCCGTGGACCAGGTTAACCGGAA GGATGCCCGTGCCTGTGTGATTAATGGCATGCAGCTGAAGGACATGGACCCATCAGAGCTGGTCGAGGCACTGCGGACCCACCCTGAGATGGTGTTTGCTCGTACCAGTCCCCAACAGAAGCTGGTGATTGTGGAGAGCTGCCAGAGACTG GGCGCCATCGTGGCCGTGACAGGAGATGGTGTGAATGACTCCCCAGCCCTGAAGAAGGCAGATATCGGCGTGGCCATGGGCATTGCTGGCTCAGATGCTGCCAAAAATGCAGCGGATATGATCCTGCTTGATGACAACTTCGCCTCCATTGTGACAGGCGTGGAGCAGG GCCGACTGATTTTTGACAACCTGAAGAAGTCCATCGCCTATACGCTGACCAAGAACATCCCTGAGCTGACACCGTATCTCATTTATATCACTGTCAGTGTGCCCCTGCCGCTCGGATGCATCACCATCCTCTTCATAGAACTCTGTACTGACATT TTCCCGTCAGTGTCCCTGGCATACGAGAAGGCTGAGAGTGACATCATGCACTTGCGTCCCCGGAACCCAAAGCGGGACCGACTGGTCAACGAGCCCCTGGCTGCCTACTCCTACTTCCAGATCG GTGCCATCCAGTCATTCGCTGGCTTCACTGACTATTTCACGGCCATGGCCCAGGAGGGCtggttccctttgctgtgtgTGGGACTGCGGCCGCAGTGGGAGGACCACCACCTACAGGATCTGCAGGACAGCTATGGCCAGGAGTGG ACGTTCGGGCAGCGCCTGTACCAGCAGTACACCTGCTACACCGTGTTCTTCATCAGCATCGAGATGTGCCAGATTGCAGACGTGCTCATCCGGAAGACGCGCCGCCTCTCCGCCTTCCAGCAGGGCTTCTTCAG GAACAGGATCCTGGTGATTGCCATCGTGTTCCAGGTCTGCATCGGCTGCTTCCTGTGCTACTGCCCTGGCATGCCCAACATCTTCAACTTCATGCCCATTCG GTACCAGTGGTGGCTGGTCCCCATGCCCTTTGGCCTCCTCATTTTTGTCTATGATGAGATCCGGAAACTTGGAGTCCGCTGTTGCCCAGGAA gcTGGTGGGACCAGGAACTCTACTATTAG
- the TMEM147 gene encoding transmembrane protein 147, which produces MTLFHFGNCFALAYFPYFITYKCSGLSEYNAFWKCVQAGVTYLFVQLCKMLFLATFFPTWEGGIYDFIGEFMKASVDVADLIGLNLVMSRNAGKGEYKIMVAALGWATAELIMSRCIPLWVGARGIEFDWKYIQMSIDSNISLVHYIVASAQVWMITRYDLYHTYRPAVLLLMFLSVYKAFVMETFVHLCSLGSWTALLARALVTGLLALSTLALYVAVVNVHS; this is translated from the exons ATGACGCTCTTCCACTTCGGGAACTGCTTCGCCCTGGCCTACTTCCCCTACTTCATCACCTACAAGTGCAGCGGCCT GTCGGAGTACAACGCCTTCTGGAAGTGCGTCCAGGCCGGGGTCACCTACCTGTTCGTGCAGCTGTGCAAG ATGCTGTTCTTGGCCACTTTCTTTCCCACCTGGGAAGGCGGCATCTATGACTTCATTGGG GAGTTCATGAAGGCCAGCGTGGACGTGGCAGACCTGATAGGCCTAAACCTTGTCATGTCCCGGAATGCCGGCAAGGGGGAATACAAGATCATGGTTGCTGCCCTGGGCTGGGCCACCGCCGAGCTCATTATGTCCCG CTGCATCCCCCTCTGGGTTGGAGCTCGGGGCATTGAGTTTGACTGGAAATACATCCAGATGAGCATCGACTCCAACATCAGCCTG GTCCATTACATCGTCGCCTCTGCCCAGGTGTGGATGATAACTCGCTACGACCTGTACCACACTTACCGGCCAGCAGTCCTCCTCCTGATGTTCCTTAGCGTCTACAAGGCCTTTGTCATGGA GACCTTCGTCCACCTCTGTTCCCTGGGCAGCTGGACGGCACTGCTGGCCCGAGCGCTGGTGACGGGGCTGCTGGCCCTCAGCACCTTGGCCCTGTATGTCGCCGTTGTCAACGTGCACTCCTAG